In the genome of Labeo rohita strain BAU-BD-2019 chromosome 24, IGBB_LRoh.1.0, whole genome shotgun sequence, one region contains:
- the uba5 gene encoding ubiquitin-like modifier-activating enzyme 5 produces MATVEELKLRIRELENELIKSKQKQSDAEHHLRPKIDKMSAEVVDSNPYSRLMALKRMGIVQDYEKIRSYAVAVVGVGGVGSVTAEMLTRCGIGKLLLFDYDKVELANMNRLFFQPHQAGLSKVEAAEHTLRNINPDVAFETHNYNITTMDNFTHFMDRISHGGIEEGKPVDLVLSCVDNFEARMAINTACNELGQIWMESGVSENAVSGHIQLIIPGETACFACAPPLVVAANIDEKTLKRDGVCAASLPTTMGVVAGLLVQNVLKYLLGFGTVSYYLGYNAMQDFFPSMAMKANPQCDDRHCRRQQDEYKKKEAERPKQEVVQEEEEVVHEDNEWGIELVSEVSEAELQDASGPVPDLPEGITVAYTIPEKDGSSGETVEETDQSLEELMAQMKKM; encoded by the exons ATGGCTACCGTTGAGGAACTAAAGCTGCGAATCCGTGAGTTAGAAAATGAACTAATTAAATCCAAACAGAAGCAAAGTGATGCTGAACATCATCTCAGACCAAAGATTGACAAAATGAGTGCTGAAGTCGTAGACTCAAATCCATACAG TCGTCTGATGGCACTCAAAAGGATGGGCATAGTTCAAGACTATGAG AAAATCCGCTCGTATGCTGTAGCAGTGGTGGGAGTTGGAGGAGTGGGGAGTGTCACTGCAGAAATGCTCACCAGATGTGGCATTGGTAAG TTGCTGCTGTTTGACTATGATAAGGTGGAGCTGGCCAACATGAACCGCCTCTTCTTCCAGCCACATCAGGCAGGGCTCAGTAAAGTTGAGGCTGCAGAACACACTCTTAG GAACATTAATCCAGATGTTGCTTTTGAGACCCACAATTACAACATCACCACAATGGACAACTTCACGCATTTCATGGACCGCAttag TCATGGAGGCATTGAGGAGGGGAAGCCTGTAGATTTGGTCCTCAGCTGTGTTGATAACTTTGAAGCTCGGATGGCCATTAATACA GCATGTAATGAGTTGGGTCAGATCTGGATGGAGTCAGGTGTCAGTGAGAATGCCGTTTCTGGACACATCCAGCTCATCATCCCTGGAGAAACTGCCTGTTTTGCT tgtgcaCCTCCCCTCGTAGTGGCTGCAAATATTGACGAGAAGACGCTGAAGAGGGACGGAGTGTGTGCTGCCAGCCTGCCCACCACAATGGGAGTGGTCGCCGGACTCCTTGTGCAGAATGTCTTGAA GTATCTATTGGGGTTCGGGACAGTGAGTTATTACCTGGGTTACAATGCCATGCAGGATTTCTTCCCGAGCATGGCAATGAAGGCCAACCCACAGTGTGACGACAGACACTGCAGACGACAACAGGATGAGTACAAG AAAAAAGAAGCAGAACGGCCGAAGCAGGAAGTGGTACAGGAAGAAGAGGAAGTGGTGCATGAGGACAATGAATGGG gCATTGAGCTGGTGTCAGAGGTGTCAGAGGCAGAGCTACAGGATGCATCAGGACCAGTACCAGATCTACCAGAGGGCATTACTGTAGCCTACACCATACCTGAGAAA GATGGGTCATCAGGGGAGACAGTGGAGGAAACAGACCAGAGTTTAGAAGAGCTGATGGCTCAGATGAAAAAGATGTAA